The proteins below are encoded in one region of Candidatus Polarisedimenticolia bacterium:
- the rpsU gene encoding 30S ribosomal protein S21, whose protein sequence is MPLVRVREDETLENALRRFKRKCEKSGILSEVKKRQHYLKPSQKRKIKALAARKKALKRLAQERRYND, encoded by the coding sequence CCGTTGGTTAGGGTGAGGGAGGACGAAACCCTCGAGAATGCTCTTCGCCGTTTCAAGAGAAAGTGCGAGAAGTCCGGCATTCTCTCAGAAGTCAAGAAAAGACAGCACTATCTGAAACCCAGCCAGAAGCGAAAAATCAAAGCCTTGGCCGCGCGCAAGAAGGCGCTCAAACGCCTGGCGCAGGAAAGGCGCTATAACGATTAG